In Pseudomonas sp. R76, one genomic interval encodes:
- a CDS encoding ImmA/IrrE family metallo-endopeptidase, protein MTQTAFINPAILSWSRQRAGLSEAQIAKGLALKIVKVKRWEGGQNLPTFNQAQKWAVITQIPFGFLFLKAPPQEHLPIPDLRTVGGVFPHKPSLNLMDTVRDVLRKQDWYLEYLQDHERAPLPFVGRFNNHSPIKDVVADIRRVLGVTDAFARMGYEDYVRALVSGAEEAGILVMRSGVALGNTHRKLDVSEFRGFAISNPMAPVVFINSADAPTARLFTLMHELAHIWIGSTGVSDGSSQSARQEEAFCNAVAGEFLAPELIFRAHWVSDVHWEENLGPLAGRFRVSALVIARRARDLGYISNDQYGAYYRRILQEYRDKDGSGGDYYRTAAIRNSTRLSKAVLAEAQSGRILLRDAGKLLGVQPAKLKTYGMKLSA, encoded by the coding sequence ATGACGCAGACTGCCTTTATCAATCCCGCCATCCTGTCCTGGTCTCGCCAGCGGGCGGGGTTGTCTGAGGCGCAAATTGCCAAAGGCCTTGCTCTCAAAATCGTAAAGGTGAAGAGGTGGGAGGGCGGGCAGAACCTTCCTACTTTCAACCAGGCGCAAAAGTGGGCAGTTATTACGCAAATTCCCTTTGGCTTTCTCTTTCTTAAGGCTCCTCCGCAAGAACATCTTCCGATTCCAGACTTACGTACTGTGGGCGGTGTGTTTCCCCACAAACCTAGCTTGAACTTGATGGACACCGTAAGAGACGTGCTCCGTAAGCAAGACTGGTACTTGGAATACTTGCAGGATCACGAACGAGCTCCGCTGCCCTTTGTTGGACGTTTCAATAACCACTCGCCGATCAAAGACGTGGTCGCAGATATTCGTCGCGTACTTGGCGTGACGGATGCCTTTGCTCGAATGGGTTACGAAGACTATGTAAGGGCTTTGGTGAGTGGTGCGGAAGAGGCCGGAATTCTCGTCATGCGAAGTGGTGTTGCCTTGGGCAACACCCACAGGAAACTCGATGTCAGTGAGTTTCGAGGTTTTGCGATCAGCAATCCGATGGCCCCGGTGGTTTTCATCAACAGTGCGGACGCTCCCACGGCGCGGCTTTTTACATTGATGCATGAACTGGCGCATATATGGATTGGTAGCACGGGCGTGTCTGATGGCAGCAGTCAAAGCGCCCGTCAGGAAGAGGCCTTCTGCAATGCGGTGGCGGGAGAGTTTCTAGCGCCGGAACTCATTTTTCGAGCGCATTGGGTTTCCGATGTTCACTGGGAAGAAAACCTGGGGCCTTTGGCCGGACGCTTTCGTGTCAGCGCATTGGTGATTGCACGGCGCGCCCGTGATCTTGGCTACATCAGTAATGATCAATACGGCGCTTACTACCGTCGGATCCTGCAGGAGTATCGAGATAAAGACGGTAGTGGAGGCGACTACTACCGCACAGCGGCTATCAGGAACAGCACTCGGTTGAGCAAGGCCGTTCTCGCAGAAGCACAGAGCGGGCGAATTTTGTTGCGGGACGCAGGAAAATTGCTGGGTGTACAGCCAGCTAAGCTGAAGACTTATGGGATGAAACTATCGGCATGA
- a CDS encoding SET domain-containing protein-lysine N-methyltransferase, which yields MKTQAKDKAAGADDDCLYPFATTLAECGYPSTRQFELVRDENGEAVGIKSRVAFDSRTLIAKVFGYALSERRLHTFQISARIRLYDPWVCGQLQHSCEPNVYFDTSYLELWSVMPIAADTWLTIDYATTGDVLPRQFACECASPNCRGWIKGPEEQLSPEGQRFLEQRDRDKRD from the coding sequence ATGAAAACTCAAGCCAAGGATAAGGCTGCTGGCGCGGACGATGACTGCCTTTACCCGTTTGCGACAACGCTGGCGGAGTGCGGCTACCCGTCGACCCGCCAATTTGAGCTGGTACGCGACGAGAACGGCGAAGCCGTGGGCATCAAGTCTCGCGTGGCCTTCGACAGCCGCACGCTCATCGCCAAGGTGTTCGGCTATGCGTTGAGCGAACGCCGCCTGCATACCTTCCAGATATCGGCGCGCATCCGGCTGTATGACCCGTGGGTGTGCGGCCAGCTGCAACACTCCTGCGAGCCGAATGTGTACTTCGACACGTCCTATCTGGAGCTCTGGTCAGTCATGCCGATTGCCGCCGACACATGGCTGACTATTGACTACGCCACCACCGGCGACGTCCTGCCCCGCCAGTTTGCCTGTGAATGCGCCAGCCCCAACTGCCGGGGCTGGATCAAAGGTCCAGAGGAACAGCTCAGCCCGGAAGGCCAGCGGTTCCTGGAGCAGCGCGACCGTGACAAACGCGATTAA
- a CDS encoding MFS transporter: MTATLSPQAQRFSRSDYKTLGLAALGGALEIYDFIIFVFFALTLSQLFFPPEMPEWLRLLQSFGIFVTGYLARPLGGILMAHFADHLGRKRVFSLSILMMALPCLLIGIMPTYAQIGYFAPLILLVLRVLQGAAVGGEVPSAWTFVAEHAPRHHRGYALGFLQAGLTFGYLLGALTATLLAQVFTPAEILDYAWRFPFLLGGVFGVIGVWLRRWLSETPVFLEMQARRQAAAEMPLRTVLRDHRAVLLPAMILTCVLTSAVVVLVVITPTMMQKTFGMSPSHTFALSALGIVFLNIGCVLAGLLVDRIGAWRAVLVYSLLLPVGIAVLYASLIGGGVWLGAAYAVAGLSCGVVGAVPSVMVGLFPAQVRVSGISFTYNIAYALWASTTPLLLIALMPTSPWICVGYCVVMGAVGVVSVALFGKRHPVNAVTNGT, translated from the coding sequence ATGACTGCCACCCTCTCCCCACAGGCGCAGCGTTTTTCCCGCTCCGACTACAAAACCCTGGGCCTGGCCGCCCTCGGCGGTGCCCTGGAAATCTACGACTTCATTATCTTCGTGTTCTTTGCGCTGACCCTCAGCCAGCTGTTTTTCCCGCCGGAAATGCCCGAGTGGCTGCGCCTGCTGCAAAGTTTCGGCATCTTCGTGACCGGCTACCTGGCACGACCGCTCGGCGGCATCCTGATGGCGCATTTCGCCGATCACCTGGGGCGCAAACGCGTGTTCAGCCTGAGCATCCTGATGATGGCGCTGCCGTGCCTGCTGATCGGGATCATGCCGACCTACGCGCAAATCGGCTATTTCGCCCCGCTGATCCTGCTGGTGCTGCGTGTGTTGCAAGGCGCGGCGGTGGGCGGCGAAGTGCCCAGCGCCTGGACCTTCGTCGCCGAGCACGCCCCACGTCATCACCGCGGCTACGCCCTGGGCTTCCTGCAAGCCGGGCTGACCTTCGGCTACCTGCTCGGCGCACTCACCGCGACGCTGCTGGCGCAAGTCTTCACCCCGGCCGAAATCCTCGATTACGCCTGGCGCTTCCCGTTCCTGCTCGGCGGCGTGTTCGGCGTGATCGGCGTGTGGTTGCGCCGCTGGCTCAGCGAAACCCCGGTGTTCCTCGAAATGCAGGCCCGCCGCCAGGCTGCGGCTGAAATGCCGCTGCGCACCGTGTTGCGCGATCATCGCGCCGTGCTGCTGCCGGCGATGATCCTCACCTGCGTGCTCACCTCGGCCGTGGTGGTGCTGGTGGTCATCACGCCGACCATGATGCAAAAGACCTTCGGCATGAGCCCCAGCCACACCTTCGCCTTGAGCGCGCTGGGCATCGTCTTCCTGAATATCGGCTGCGTGCTCGCCGGCTTGCTGGTAGACCGCATCGGCGCCTGGCGCGCAGTGCTGGTCTACAGCCTGCTGCTGCCGGTGGGCATTGCGGTGTTATACGCCAGCCTGATCGGCGGCGGCGTGTGGCTGGGCGCGGCATACGCCGTGGCGGGCTTGAGTTGCGGCGTAGTCGGCGCGGTGCCGTCGGTGATGGTCGGGCTGTTCCCGGCGCAGGTGCGGGTATCGGGGATTTCGTTTACCTACAACATTGCCTACGCGCTGTGGGCTAGCACCACGCCGCTGCTGTTGATTGCGTTGATGCCGACCAGCCCGTGGATTTGCGTGGGGTATTGCGTGGTGATGGGCGCGGTGGGGGTGGTGAGTGTGGCGCTGTTTGGCAAGCGCCACCCAGTAAACGCTGTTACAAATGGCACTTAG
- a CDS encoding nucleotidyltransferase family protein produces MKPSIALDLKRAAVREVVGRFRISNPRVFGSVLLGTDQEGSDLDLLVDAPPGTTLFDLGGLQVELEDLLGVNVDLLTPADLPLKFREKVLAEARPV; encoded by the coding sequence GTGAAACCTTCAATCGCCCTTGATCTAAAACGAGCCGCTGTCAGAGAAGTTGTCGGCCGTTTTCGCATCTCAAACCCAAGAGTATTTGGGTCTGTATTACTGGGTACGGATCAAGAAGGCAGTGACCTTGATTTACTGGTCGATGCTCCGCCAGGAACCACCCTTTTTGATCTTGGTGGGCTTCAGGTAGAGCTTGAGGATTTGCTGGGCGTTAATGTGGACCTGCTGACGCCTGCCGACTTGCCTTTGAAGTTTCGGGAGAAAGTGTTGGCTGAGGCGCGGCCGGTATGA
- a CDS encoding DUF4411 family protein — protein sequence MTICPGYWAWILQQHQALEIASIVPVRDELAKGNDELTLWVKGNAGLFEDSSDQQTQAAFGNIVSRIAEQVPVMKAGALEEFLEGADAWLIAKAMTTGAVVVTHEVYNPDIKRKYTIPNVCALFGVPYMNTFELLSKLDARFVLHH from the coding sequence ATGACGATCTGCCCAGGCTATTGGGCATGGATACTTCAGCAGCATCAGGCCTTGGAAATTGCCAGTATTGTTCCAGTCAGAGACGAACTAGCCAAAGGCAATGATGAGTTGACGCTGTGGGTAAAGGGGAATGCTGGACTGTTTGAAGACTCGAGTGATCAACAGACCCAAGCGGCCTTTGGGAATATTGTCTCAAGAATTGCCGAGCAAGTACCGGTGATGAAGGCCGGCGCACTGGAAGAGTTTCTTGAGGGGGCAGATGCTTGGCTAATCGCCAAGGCGATGACGACAGGGGCCGTGGTTGTCACACATGAAGTCTACAACCCTGACATCAAGCGCAAATACACCATTCCCAACGTGTGTGCTCTGTTTGGCGTTCCCTACATGAACACCTTCGAGTTGCTCAGTAAGCTCGACGCTCGTTTCGTTCTGCATCACTGA
- a CDS encoding short-chain fatty acid transporter, protein MADAIEESRYARFALRCSNFAERWFPDSWVFAALAVIIVAVATLGMGAAPTEAAKAFGDGFWSLIPFTMQMAFVVIGGYVVASSPPAVKLIDRLARIPKNGRSAVAWVALISMVASLLNWGLSLVFGGLLVRALARRTDLRMDYRAAGAAAYLGLGAVWALGLSSSAAQLQANPASLPPSILSITGVIPFTDTIFLWQSGVMLLALIVVSLIIAYATAPGPNSARDAKACGVDPAFNLPKVQAPTRPGEWLEHSPLLTILLALLAAGWLFHEFSTKPAISAISGLNTYNFLFIMVGALLHWRPRSFLDAVARAVPTTTGVLIQFPLYGSIAALMTVVKGGDGQTLAHHISTFFTSIASHDTYALLMGVYSAVLGFFIPSGGGKWIIEAPYVMQVANDLQYHLGWAVQIYNAAEALPNLINPFYMLPLLGVLGLKARDLIGFSFVQLLVHTPLVLFLLWALGTTLKYLPPVMP, encoded by the coding sequence GTGGCCGATGCTATCGAAGAAAGCCGCTATGCCCGATTTGCCCTGCGTTGTTCCAACTTCGCCGAACGCTGGTTTCCTGACTCCTGGGTGTTTGCCGCCCTCGCGGTGATCATCGTCGCCGTGGCGACCCTGGGCATGGGCGCCGCGCCGACCGAGGCCGCCAAAGCCTTTGGTGACGGGTTCTGGAGCTTGATCCCGTTCACCATGCAGATGGCCTTTGTGGTGATCGGCGGTTACGTGGTGGCCAGCTCGCCCCCGGCGGTGAAGCTGATTGACCGCCTGGCGCGCATCCCGAAGAACGGCCGCTCGGCCGTGGCCTGGGTCGCGTTGATTTCCATGGTTGCGTCTTTGCTCAACTGGGGCTTGTCCCTGGTGTTCGGCGGCTTGCTGGTGCGCGCGCTGGCGCGTCGTACCGATTTGCGCATGGATTACCGCGCAGCCGGTGCTGCGGCCTATCTGGGCCTTGGCGCAGTCTGGGCGTTGGGGCTGTCGTCGTCGGCCGCGCAGTTGCAGGCCAACCCGGCCAGTTTGCCACCGTCGATTCTGTCGATTACCGGGGTGATTCCGTTCACCGACACGATCTTCCTGTGGCAATCCGGGGTGATGTTGCTGGCGCTGATCGTGGTCTCGCTGATCATCGCCTACGCCACTGCGCCAGGGCCGAACAGCGCCCGTGATGCAAAAGCCTGCGGCGTCGACCCGGCCTTCAACCTGCCCAAGGTTCAAGCGCCAACCCGCCCCGGCGAATGGCTGGAACACAGCCCGCTGTTGACCATTCTGCTGGCGTTGCTGGCAGCCGGCTGGCTGTTTCATGAGTTCTCGACCAAACCGGCGATCAGCGCGATCTCGGGGCTGAACACCTATAACTTCCTGTTCATCATGGTCGGCGCCCTGCTGCACTGGCGCCCGCGCAGCTTCCTCGATGCGGTGGCGCGTGCCGTGCCGACCACCACCGGCGTGCTGATCCAGTTCCCGCTGTATGGCTCCATCGCGGCGCTGATGACCGTGGTCAAGGGCGGCGACGGCCAAACCCTGGCGCACCATATCTCGACCTTCTTCACCTCTATCGCCTCCCACGACACCTACGCGCTGTTGATGGGTGTGTACTCGGCGGTGCTGGGCTTCTTTATTCCGTCGGGCGGCGGCAAGTGGATCATCGAAGCGCCTTACGTGATGCAAGTGGCCAATGACCTGCAATATCACCTGGGCTGGGCGGTGCAGATCTACAACGCCGCCGAGGCGCTGCCGAACCTGATCAACCCGTTCTATATGCTACCGCTGCTGGGCGTGCTGGGGCTCAAGGCGCGGGATTTGATCGGGTTTTCGTTTGTGCAGTTGCTGGTGCACACGCCGCTGGTGTTGTTCCTGTTGTGGGCGCTGGGGACGACGTTGAAATATTTGCCGCCGGTGATGCCGTAA
- a CDS encoding cation diffusion facilitator family transporter has protein sequence MSAGHNHGQARAGHERLLWIALGLTGSFMIAEVIGAFITGSLALLSDAAHMMTDALALAISLVAIQVAKRAADRKRTFGYARFEILAAAFNALLLFAVAFYILYEAYQRLQAPAEIQSTGMLVIAVLGLVVNLISMKLLSAASGESLNVKGAYLEVWSDMLGSIGVIIAAVVIMLTGWGWIDSVVAAAIGFWVLPRTWTLLKESMNVLLQGVPDGIDIDQVEQAIRGVPGVKDVHDLHIWALTSGKNVLSTHVVADSALGTEQQILTRVTELLHEQFDISHVTLQVEGEGFQHDEHDEVHA, from the coding sequence ATGAGCGCAGGACATAACCACGGCCAGGCCCGCGCCGGCCACGAGCGTCTTTTATGGATCGCGCTGGGCCTGACCGGCAGCTTCATGATTGCCGAGGTGATCGGCGCCTTTATCACCGGCAGCCTGGCGCTGTTGTCCGACGCCGCGCACATGATGACCGACGCCCTGGCCCTGGCGATTTCCCTGGTCGCGATCCAGGTCGCCAAGCGCGCTGCCGACCGCAAACGCACCTTCGGTTATGCGCGTTTCGAGATATTGGCGGCGGCGTTCAATGCGTTGCTGCTGTTCGCCGTGGCGTTTTACATCCTGTATGAGGCCTATCAACGGCTGCAGGCACCGGCTGAAATCCAGTCCACCGGCATGCTGGTGATTGCCGTGCTGGGGCTGGTCGTCAACCTGATTTCCATGAAGCTGCTCAGTGCCGCCAGCGGTGAAAGCCTGAATGTGAAGGGCGCTTACCTGGAAGTGTGGAGCGACATGCTCGGCTCCATCGGTGTGATCATCGCGGCGGTGGTGATCATGTTGACTGGCTGGGGCTGGATCGACTCCGTGGTCGCGGCGGCCATCGGCTTCTGGGTTTTACCGCGCACCTGGACCCTGCTCAAGGAAAGCATGAACGTGTTGCTGCAAGGCGTGCCGGATGGCATCGATATCGATCAGGTCGAGCAGGCAATTCGAGGTGTGCCGGGCGTGAAGGACGTACATGACCTGCATATCTGGGCGCTCACCAGCGGCAAGAACGTGCTGAGCACGCACGTGGTGGCGGATTCGGCGCTGGGCACCGAGCAACAGATCCTCACGCGGGTGACGGAATTGCTGCACGAACAATTCGATATTTCCCACGTCACCTTGCAGGTCGAAGGCGAAGGTTTTCAGCACGACGAGCATGATGAGGTGCATGCCTGA
- the acpA gene encoding acid phosphatase yields MSDEHEDRPSPDSIAQPPVDTSRRRFLGGAAVLGVGATLSACGNTSEAPSTPATRPLTPQELDKALHDQVKTVVVIYAENRSFNNLFADFPGVEKPLSALSAADAQQRDRDGSLLTTLPPVWGGVLQVGPQSVDGVTYPSEVQFQQNLPNAPFALKGPNAEDLPLSLVTRDLWHVFYQNQMQINGGKNDNFVAWADSGGLVMGYYAQSRYSLRLWDVAKEFVLCDNFFQGAFGGSFLNHQYLISATAPFYPNAAQSVAKAQIATLQSDDPTDPRLKPLDKSPASAMTGPPQFGPSALTPDGYGVNTLAPPYWPTWIRDPENPDYSKPDLPNVLVPQTHEHIGDKLSKKNIDWAWYAGAWQATLDQFKDSGGIPKIPNFQYHHQPFNYFKQQGPENRVERDKRLRDGGLGDESSTNKFFADAEAGKLPAVSFYKPQGNLNMHAGYADVASGDRHIARALKVLQESPQWKNMVVVVTVDENGGWWDHVAPPKGDRWGPGTRVPALVVSPFARKGTVDHTVYDTASILRLITRVFQLEKLDGLKLRDDAMAARGQKPMGDLSNALQFKV; encoded by the coding sequence ATGAGTGACGAGCACGAAGACCGCCCTTCCCCCGATTCCATCGCCCAACCGCCGGTGGACACCAGCCGCCGGCGTTTCCTCGGGGGCGCGGCGGTGCTGGGGGTCGGCGCGACCTTGAGTGCCTGCGGCAATACCAGCGAGGCCCCGAGCACGCCGGCGACGCGGCCGCTCACGCCACAGGAACTGGACAAGGCCTTGCACGACCAGGTGAAAACCGTGGTGGTGATCTATGCCGAAAACCGCAGCTTCAACAATTTGTTTGCGGACTTCCCTGGGGTTGAGAAACCCCTGTCGGCGCTTTCTGCGGCGGATGCGCAACAACGCGACCGCGACGGCAGCCTGCTGACCACGCTGCCACCCGTCTGGGGCGGCGTGTTGCAAGTCGGCCCGCAAAGTGTGGACGGGGTGACTTACCCCAGCGAAGTGCAATTCCAGCAAAACCTGCCCAACGCACCCTTCGCGCTCAAAGGCCCGAACGCCGAAGACCTGCCGCTGAGCCTGGTCACCCGCGATTTGTGGCACGTGTTCTATCAGAACCAGATGCAGATCAACGGCGGCAAGAACGACAACTTTGTCGCCTGGGCCGATTCCGGCGGCCTGGTGATGGGCTATTACGCCCAGAGCCGTTATTCCCTGCGCCTGTGGGATGTGGCCAAGGAGTTTGTGCTCTGCGATAACTTTTTCCAGGGCGCATTTGGTGGCTCATTCCTGAACCATCAGTACTTGATCAGCGCCACCGCGCCGTTTTATCCGAACGCCGCGCAATCGGTGGCCAAGGCGCAGATCGCCACGCTGCAAAGCGATGACCCCACCGACCCGCGCCTCAAGCCGCTGGACAAGTCCCCTGCCAGCGCGATGACCGGCCCGCCGCAGTTCGGCCCCAGCGCACTGACGCCCGATGGTTATGGCGTGAACACCTTGGCCCCGCCCTATTGGCCGACCTGGATCCGCGACCCGGAAAACCCGGACTATTCCAAACCCGACCTGCCCAACGTGCTGGTGCCGCAAACCCACGAGCACATCGGCGACAAGCTGTCGAAAAAGAACATCGACTGGGCCTGGTACGCCGGGGCATGGCAAGCGACCCTCGACCAGTTCAAGGACTCGGGCGGCATTCCAAAGATTCCTAACTTCCAATACCACCACCAGCCGTTCAACTACTTCAAGCAGCAAGGGCCAGAGAACCGCGTCGAGCGGGATAAACGCCTGCGTGACGGCGGCCTGGGTGATGAGTCGAGCACCAACAAATTCTTCGCCGACGCCGAGGCCGGCAAGTTGCCTGCCGTGAGCTTCTACAAGCCTCAGGGCAACCTGAATATGCACGCCGGCTATGCGGATGTGGCTTCGGGCGACCGTCATATTGCCCGCGCCTTGAAGGTGCTGCAGGAAAGCCCGCAGTGGAAAAATATGGTGGTGGTGGTGACCGTCGACGAAAACGGCGGCTGGTGGGACCACGTCGCACCGCCCAAGGGCGACCGCTGGGGTCCGGGCACACGCGTTCCGGCGCTGGTGGTGTCGCCGTTTGCGCGCAAAGGCACGGTGGACCACACGGTTTACGACACCGCGTCGATCTTGCGCTTGATCACCCGAGTGTTCCAATTGGAGAAGCTCGACGGCCTCAAGCTGCGCGATGACGCCATGGCCGCCCGCGGCCAGAAGCCCATGGGCGACTTGAGCAACGCGTTGCAATTCAAGGTGTAG
- a CDS encoding GntT/GntP/DsdX family permease produces MELSTAAWMVHDTRLMFCVLLAIASIIVLISATKLPPFLSILIGTFIAGVGAGLPPEEVAKAFSKGAGAILGEAGIIIALGSMLGALMAESGAADRIATTLLGLGKGKSLPWVMALVAMVIGLPLFFEVGLVMMVPIIFVMAKRSNQPLLKIAIPALAGMTTLHALMPPHPGPLIAVSALHADLGLTMLLGFCLAVPAVILAGPLYGNWLSKRLHVDEPADIGALFSAPPKAPRQPSFGVSLLIILLPVILMLGSTLAKVAMSPENPVALTLKFLGEPLIALGLAVIAAVICLGWAAGMPRAEVGNTLRKALAPIAVLLLTIGAGGGLKQTLLDAGVSQTISKVAEGAHMPYLLLAWLIAVALRQATGSATVATTTTAGILAPMMAGLAATQSSLVALAIGAGSVFFCHVNDAGFWMVREYFGLQLKQTIWVWSVLQTIVSVVGLVGTLVLWHFLT; encoded by the coding sequence TTGGAGTTATCGACTGCCGCGTGGATGGTTCACGACACCCGCCTCATGTTCTGCGTTCTGCTGGCGATCGCCAGCATCATTGTGTTGATCAGCGCGACCAAACTGCCGCCATTCCTGTCGATTCTGATCGGCACGTTTATCGCCGGTGTGGGCGCCGGGTTGCCCCCGGAAGAAGTCGCCAAGGCCTTCAGCAAAGGCGCCGGTGCGATCCTCGGTGAAGCCGGGATCATCATTGCCCTGGGCTCGATGCTTGGTGCATTGATGGCCGAATCCGGCGCGGCCGACCGTATCGCCACCACGTTGCTCGGGCTGGGCAAAGGCAAGTCGTTGCCGTGGGTGATGGCGCTGGTGGCCATGGTGATCGGCTTGCCACTGTTCTTCGAAGTAGGCCTGGTGATGATGGTGCCGATCATCTTTGTCATGGCCAAACGTTCGAACCAGCCGCTGCTGAAAATCGCCATTCCGGCGCTGGCCGGCATGACGACTTTGCACGCCTTGATGCCACCGCATCCGGGGCCGTTGATTGCGGTGAGCGCGCTGCACGCCGACCTGGGCCTGACCATGTTGCTGGGCTTCTGCCTGGCGGTGCCGGCGGTTATTCTCGCCGGCCCGCTGTATGGCAACTGGCTGTCCAAGCGCCTGCACGTGGATGAACCGGCCGACATCGGCGCGCTGTTCAGCGCACCGCCCAAGGCGCCGCGCCAGCCGAGCTTCGGTGTGTCGCTGCTGATCATCCTGTTGCCAGTAATTTTGATGCTCGGCAGCACCTTGGCCAAAGTCGCCATGTCGCCGGAAAACCCAGTGGCATTGACCTTGAAGTTCCTTGGTGAACCGCTGATCGCCCTTGGCCTGGCCGTGATCGCCGCAGTGATCTGCCTGGGCTGGGCCGCCGGCATGCCGCGCGCCGAAGTCGGCAACACGCTGCGTAAAGCCCTAGCGCCCATCGCCGTGTTGCTGCTGACCATCGGCGCCGGTGGCGGCCTCAAGCAAACGCTATTGGACGCCGGCGTCAGCCAGACCATCAGTAAAGTCGCTGAAGGCGCGCACATGCCGTATCTGCTGCTGGCGTGGTTGATCGCCGTGGCCCTGCGCCAGGCGACCGGCTCGGCGACCGTCGCCACCACCACCACAGCGGGCATTCTCGCGCCGATGATGGCCGGGCTGGCGGCGACCCAGAGTTCACTGGTGGCGCTGGCAATTGGCGCCGGCTCGGTGTTCTTCTGCCACGTCAACGACGCCGGGTTCTGGATGGTGCGCGAGTACTTCGGCTTGCAACTCAAGCAGACGATTTGGGTATGGTCGGTGTTGCAGACGATTGTTTCTGTTGTCGGTTTGGTGGGTACGCTGGTGCTCTGGCACTTCTTGACCTGA
- a CDS encoding TolC family protein — MALSVKTLLGAAAFWVAASAAQAQTLTLDSALQAAFANNPDLAAAQWEIDIAQGGRQQAGLIPNPVASWDAEDTRRNSRTTSIKLSQTLELGGKRGARIDVATRAQDAAALALEQRRNGLRADVIDSYYGALRAQERLDLAQRSMALAERGLVVANGRVKAGKSSPVEATRAQVQVSEIRLELNRAQIGLSDAYRRLAASTGSATPDFQAVATQSQSAPPLPASAQLLARLEQTTELRLAELQIVQSEASVGLEKAQRIPDLDVSIGSQYDASVRERVNLVGVSMPIPLFNRNQGNVLAASRRADQARDLRNAVELRLRTETRQALDLWQTANTEVRTFNQQILPAAQSAVDSATRGFEMGKFSFLDVLDAQRTLIAARTQYLTATAQATDAWVRIERIYGDLARF, encoded by the coding sequence ATGGCACTTTCCGTTAAAACACTTTTGGGGGCAGCAGCGTTTTGGGTGGCCGCAAGCGCTGCCCAGGCCCAAACCCTCACCCTCGACTCAGCCCTGCAAGCCGCGTTCGCCAACAATCCTGATTTGGCTGCCGCGCAATGGGAAATCGACATCGCCCAAGGCGGTCGTCAACAGGCGGGCTTGATCCCCAACCCGGTGGCGTCCTGGGATGCCGAAGACACTCGCCGCAACTCGCGTACCACCTCCATCAAACTCAGCCAGACCCTGGAGCTCGGTGGCAAGCGCGGCGCGCGCATCGACGTGGCCACACGCGCACAGGACGCCGCCGCGCTGGCCCTGGAACAGCGTCGCAACGGCCTGCGCGCTGACGTGATCGACAGCTATTACGGCGCCCTGCGCGCCCAGGAACGCCTCGACCTGGCGCAACGCTCAATGGCCTTGGCCGAGCGCGGCCTGGTGGTCGCCAACGGCCGAGTCAAGGCGGGCAAGTCCTCGCCGGTGGAAGCCACGCGTGCCCAGGTGCAGGTGTCGGAGATTCGCCTGGAGTTGAACCGCGCGCAAATCGGCTTAAGCGATGCATATCGTCGCCTTGCCGCCAGTACCGGCAGCGCCACACCCGACTTCCAGGCCGTGGCCACGCAAAGCCAATCCGCACCGCCGTTGCCGGCCTCCGCGCAATTGCTGGCGCGGCTTGAGCAAACCACCGAACTGCGCCTGGCCGAGCTGCAGATTGTTCAAAGCGAAGCCAGCGTGGGCCTGGAAAAGGCCCAGCGGATTCCCGACCTCGATGTGTCGATTGGCAGCCAGTACGACGCCAGCGTGCGTGAGCGCGTGAACCTGGTGGGCGTGTCGATGCCGATTCCGCTGTTCAACCGCAACCAGGGCAATGTGCTCGCTGCCAGCCGTCGCGCCGACCAGGCCCGCGACCTGCGCAATGCCGTCGAACTGCGCCTGCGCACCGAAACGCGCCAGGCCCTGGACCTGTGGCAAACCGCGAATACCGAAGTGCGCACCTTCAACCAGCAAATCCTGCCCGCCGCCCAGAGCGCGGTGGACAGCGCCACCCGTGGTTTCGAGATGGGCAAGTTCAGCTTCCTCGACGTGCTCGACGCCCAGCGCACTTTGATCGCAGCCCGCACCCAATACCTCACGGCGACCGCCCAGGCCACCGACGCCTGGGTGCGCATCGAACGGATTTACGGCGACCTCGCCCGTTTTTGA